A window from Vigna angularis cultivar LongXiaoDou No.4 chromosome 7, ASM1680809v1, whole genome shotgun sequence encodes these proteins:
- the LOC108338740 gene encoding cytokinin dehydrogenase 7 codes for MIAYLEHFVHGNDTESMPNDDVLGVEGSFHFGATAAGCKDFGGMKSAKPLAVIRPADAADVARAVKAAARTANLTVAARGNGHSINGQAMAENGLVLDMRAMEDRFTLLSLDDGSLHVDVSGGALWEEVLKRCVSEFRLAPRSWTDYLGLTVGGTLSNAGVSGQSFRYGPQTSNVTELEVVTGKGETLVCSETQNSELFFATLGGLGQFGIITRARVPVQPAPDMVRWIRVVYSEFEDYTRDAEWLVTREGYGFDYVEGFVFVNSDDPCNGWPTVPTGPNQRFDPARLPSTAGPVLYCLELALHYRNEDYPSAVNMEVDRLLGRLRFVEGLKFSLDVTYMEFLLRVNRVEEDARANGIWDAPHPWLNLFVSKSHIAEFDREVFKKILKHGVGGPILVYPLLRSKWDARHSVVVPDSNIFYIIALLRFIPPPPKGPPTELLVEQNHEIIQLCCNRGFDFKLYLPHYQSQENWMRHYGDKWTTFLERKANFDPFALLAPGQKIFSRIPQPLPIT; via the exons ATGATAGCTTACTTAGAACACTTCGTGCACGGAAATGACACGGAATCCATGCCTAACGACGACGTTTTGGGCGTCGAAGGTTCGTTCCACTTCGGCGCAACCGCCGCCGGCTGCAAGGACTTCGGCGGGATGAAATCCGCGAAGCCGTTGGCGGTCATACGCCCCGCCGATGCCGCTGACGTGGCGAGGGCGGTGAAGGCCGCAGCGCGCACGGCGAATCTCACGGTGGCAGCGCGCGGCAACGGACACTCCATCAACGGTCAGGCCATGGCAGAGAACGGGCTGGTCCTCGACATGCGCGCCATGGAGGACCGCTTCACGCTCCTTTCCCTCGACGACGGCTCCCTACACGTCGACGTCTCGGGAGGGGCATTATGGGAAGAGGTTCTTAAACGCTGCGTTTCTGAGTTCCGTCTCGCGCCACGCTCGTGGACGGATTACCTTGGGTTGACCGTCGGCGGCACACTCTCCAACGCTGGCGTCAGCGGCCAGTCCTTCCGTTACGGCCCGCAGACCTCCAACGTAACGGAATTGGAAGTCGTCACCGGAAAAGGCGAAACCTTAGTCTGCTCCGAAACTCAAAATTCAGAACTTTTTTTCGCAACTCTCGGAGGGCTGGGCCAGTTCGGTATCATAACCCGAGCCCGGGTCCCAGTTCAACCAGCCCCCGACATG GTGAGATGGATAAGAGTGGTGTACTCGGAATTTGAAGATTACACTAGAGACGCAGAGTGGCTGGTGACTAGAGAAGGTTACGGTTTTGACTACGTGGAAGGTTTCGTTTTTGTGAACAGTGACGACCCTTGCAACGGCTGGCCCACGGTACCCACGGGCCCAAACCAACGGTTCGACCCGGCTCGCCTCCCGTCGACGGCGGGTCCGGTTCTGTATTGTTTAGAACTGGCGCTTCATTACCGTAACGAAGACTACCCTTCCGCTGTTAATAtg GAGGTGGATAGATTACTTGGACGACTCCGATTCGTTGAGGGTCTAAAGTTCTCGCTGGATGTGACCTACATGGAATTCCTGCTGCGTGTGAATCGTGTGGAGGAAGATGCAAGAGCCAACGGCATCTGGGACGCACCCCACCCTTGGCTGAACCTGTTCGTCTCCAAGTCCCACATCGCTGAATTCGACCGTGAAGTGTTCAAGAAAATCCTCAAGCACGGTGTTGGTGGCCCCATTCTAGTCTACCCCCTGCTGCGATCcaa GTGGGATGCTCGACACTCGGTAGTGGTGCCGGATAGCAACATTTTCTACATTATAGCCTTGCTCCGATTtattccaccaccaccaaaggGACCACCCACTGAACTCTTGGTGGAACAAAACCATGAGATTATTCAGCTCTGCTGCAACAGAGGCTTTGATTTCAAGCTCTATCTCCCTCACTACCAGTCACAGGAGAACTGGATGCGACACTACGGAGACAAATGGACCACATTCCTCGAGAGAAAGGCCAATTTTGATCCCTTCGCTCTTCTTGCACCTGGACAGAAAATTTTTTCCCGAATCCCTCAACCCTTGCCCatcacataa